The following are from one region of the Phormidium sp. PBR-2020 genome:
- the hoxU gene encoding bidirectional hydrogenase complex protein HoxU: MSVVTLKINDIDVAAEAGKTVLDAAREAGIRIPTLCHLDGVSDVGACRLCLIEIKGIPKLLPACVTEVAEGMDVTTHTPQLDEYRRMTVEMLFSEGNHVCAVCVANENCELQDVAIEVGMDHSRFTYRFPERGVDISHPQFGIDHNRCILCTRCVRVCDEIEGAHVWDVAGRGAAAKVITGLNQPWGDVDACTACGKCVDACPTGSIFRKGSTASELDRDRGKLEFLVKAREENQWTR, translated from the coding sequence ATGTCTGTCGTCACCCTCAAAATCAACGATATCGACGTGGCTGCCGAAGCCGGTAAAACCGTCCTCGATGCGGCACGCGAAGCGGGAATCCGCATTCCCACCCTCTGCCATCTCGATGGCGTCTCCGATGTGGGCGCCTGTCGTCTCTGTTTAATTGAAATCAAAGGGATTCCCAAACTCCTCCCCGCCTGCGTCACGGAAGTGGCCGAGGGGATGGACGTCACCACCCACACCCCCCAGTTGGACGAGTATCGCCGCATGACCGTGGAAATGCTCTTTTCCGAGGGAAATCATGTTTGCGCCGTCTGTGTCGCCAACGAGAACTGTGAATTGCAAGATGTGGCGATCGAAGTGGGGATGGATCACAGTCGCTTTACCTATCGCTTCCCGGAACGGGGGGTTGATATCTCCCATCCCCAATTTGGCATTGACCATAACCGCTGTATTCTCTGCACCCGTTGCGTGCGCGTCTGTGATGAAATCGAAGGCGCTCATGTTTGGGATGTCGCTGGACGTGGTGCAGCGGCGAAGGTGATTACGGGGTTAAATCAACCCTGGGGTGATGTCGATGCTTGCACCGCTTGCGGCAAATGTGTGGATGCTTGCCCCACGGGGTCGATTTTCCGTAAGGGAAGTACGGCTTCGGAACTCGATCGCGATCGCGGCAAACTGGAATTTTTAGTCAAAGCACGGGAAGAAAATCAATGGACACGGTAA
- a CDS encoding oxidoreductase: MSFLDLDEWLFEVAKFADIVYSPVASDIKDYPEDVDVCLVEGAVANEENLELLYKVRQRTKFVISFGDCAVTANVPAMRNMLGSSEPVLKRCYLELGDKTAQLPHEPGIVPELLDRVRPIHELVEIDLFIPGCPPSAPRIQAAIEPLLKGEQPVMEGRSMIKFG, from the coding sequence ATGTCTTTCCTGGACTTGGACGAATGGCTGTTTGAAGTGGCCAAGTTCGCCGATATTGTCTATAGTCCCGTTGCTTCGGATATCAAGGACTATCCCGAAGATGTGGATGTCTGTCTAGTGGAAGGGGCAGTGGCCAATGAGGAAAACCTGGAACTGTTGTACAAAGTTCGCCAACGCACCAAGTTTGTCATTTCCTTCGGGGACTGTGCGGTAACGGCCAACGTCCCAGCGATGCGCAATATGTTAGGGAGTTCTGAACCGGTTCTCAAACGCTGCTACCTAGAACTCGGGGACAAAACTGCTCAATTGCCCCACGAACCAGGGATTGTCCCAGAATTGCTCGATCGCGTCCGCCCAATTCATGAGTTGGTGGAGATTGACCTATTTATCCCCGGTTGTCCTCCGTCCGCCCCTCGCATCCAAGCGGCGATCGAACCGCTGCTGAAAGGGGAACAGCCCGTCATGGAAGGGCGATCGATGATTAAGTTCGGCTAA
- a CDS encoding NAD(P)H-dependent oxidoreductase subunit E has translation MERAELLEQATVAKQAQKRIRLHCCTSTGCQASQSLDVKKQLDAAIKTHNLGDTVEAVGVGCMGFCGQGPMVEIEDADSPAEKKHYQKVTPEQAESIIGSLNGSGEAEAIQGDPNHPFFSRQLLIVREHSGRIDPERIDEYLAVGGYQALHHAIYEMTPAEVVQEITQSGLRGRGGAGYPTGLKWATVAKMPPGQKYIICNADEGDPGAFMDRSVLESDPHRILEGMAIAGYAVGATQGYIYVRAEYPLAITRLQKAIQQAKRKHCLGAQIFDSPVDFTIEIRVGAGAFVCGEETALISSVEGGRGNPRPRPPYPAVSGLHGCPTLINNVETLGNISPIIRNGAEWFAGIGTERSKGTKIFSLTGKIRNNGLIEVPMGITLRQIVEEMGGGVPGGNSVKAIQTGGPSGGCIPDRELDTPVDYDSLRELGSMMGSGGMVVMDDDTSMVQVAQFYMEFCRGETCGKCIPCRAGTVQMYQLLTKLLDEKATKRDLDKLKELCGMVQATSLCGLGQTAPNPVLSTLHYFEQEYLELLQPDPITLAANSRG, from the coding sequence ATGGAACGAGCTGAACTCCTCGAACAGGCTACCGTAGCCAAACAAGCCCAAAAACGCATCCGCCTCCATTGTTGCACCTCCACCGGTTGCCAAGCCTCCCAATCCCTCGACGTTAAAAAACAACTCGACGCCGCCATCAAAACCCACAACCTTGGCGATACCGTTGAAGCCGTTGGCGTTGGCTGCATGGGGTTCTGTGGCCAAGGGCCGATGGTAGAAATCGAAGACGCCGACTCCCCAGCCGAGAAAAAACACTATCAAAAAGTCACCCCCGAACAAGCCGAAAGCATCATCGGCAGCCTCAACGGTTCTGGCGAGGCCGAGGCCATCCAAGGAGATCCCAACCATCCCTTCTTTAGCCGCCAACTCCTCATCGTCCGCGAACATAGCGGCCGCATCGATCCCGAACGCATCGACGAATATCTAGCCGTCGGCGGCTACCAAGCCTTGCATCATGCCATCTATGAAATGACCCCGGCTGAGGTGGTGCAAGAAATCACCCAATCAGGACTGCGGGGACGAGGGGGTGCAGGCTATCCCACCGGCTTAAAATGGGCCACCGTCGCCAAAATGCCCCCCGGACAGAAATACATCATCTGTAACGCCGACGAAGGCGATCCTGGGGCGTTTATGGATCGCAGCGTCCTCGAAAGTGACCCCCACCGTATTTTAGAAGGGATGGCGATCGCAGGCTATGCCGTTGGCGCAACCCAAGGCTACATCTACGTTCGCGCCGAATATCCCCTAGCCATCACCCGCCTGCAAAAAGCCATCCAGCAAGCCAAACGCAAACATTGCCTGGGGGCGCAAATCTTCGACTCCCCCGTCGATTTCACCATTGAAATCCGCGTCGGGGCCGGGGCCTTCGTCTGTGGCGAAGAAACCGCCCTCATCTCCTCCGTCGAAGGGGGACGAGGCAATCCCCGTCCTCGGCCTCCCTATCCCGCCGTCTCAGGATTACACGGCTGTCCGACGCTCATCAACAACGTCGAAACCCTGGGCAACATCTCCCCCATCATCCGCAATGGGGCCGAGTGGTTCGCCGGCATTGGCACCGAACGCAGCAAAGGGACCAAAATCTTCTCCCTCACCGGCAAAATCCGCAACAACGGACTGATTGAAGTTCCCATGGGCATCACCCTGCGGCAAATTGTCGAAGAAATGGGCGGTGGCGTTCCCGGCGGGAACAGCGTCAAAGCCATCCAAACCGGTGGCCCCTCCGGCGGTTGCATTCCAGACCGGGAACTCGACACCCCCGTTGACTACGACTCCCTGCGAGAACTCGGGTCAATGATGGGGTCTGGTGGCATGGTGGTGATGGATGACGACACCAGTATGGTGCAAGTGGCCCAGTTTTATATGGAGTTTTGCCGGGGTGAAACCTGTGGTAAGTGCATCCCCTGTCGCGCCGGAACCGTACAGATGTATCAACTCCTCACCAAACTCCTAGACGAGAAAGCCACCAAACGGGATCTAGATAAACTCAAAGAACTCTGCGGCATGGTTCAAGCCACCAGTCTCTGTGGTTTAGGCCAAACCGCCCCCAACCCCGTCCTAAGTACCCTGCATTACTTTGAACAAGAGTATCTGGAGTTACTACAACCCGATCCCATAACCCTAGCCGCCAACAGCCGAGGCTAA